One genomic region from Gadus morhua chromosome 9, gadMor3.0, whole genome shotgun sequence encodes:
- the fbxo31 gene encoding F-box only protein 31: protein MAVCARLCGVGQSRRCRRRQRHGGQDQPVSDSDVDMDDEEDERIVGQKQAAGGCGGLDCQAAGPSGGPGDVCCEHAGGCRPQGLLGRAITGPPNPQSLLDLPPELLVEIFSLLPGTALPTVALVCKQFKQILNTETIWRRRCAAEFGVNEDLRKMEVGGVSSRDFYVKLLHPYKSVLGLWQPDIGPYGGLLNVVVEGLFVVGWMYLPPHDPRVEDPMRRRPLFRITMSEDRKASVECMYGHKGPHKGDIQTVKKDEFSTKCNQTDHHRMPGGRQEEFRTWLEEEWGRTLEDIFHEHTQELILMKFIYTSQYDNCLTYRRIYLPPLLPTDLLRPGLFKGTYGSHGLEIVMLSFHGASARATKLTGDPNVPAGQLTLEVDLSRPVVLPDLERQRSIEELSRLVLGVHAEVQREGPAPAACPAGEGPLGVTGGNGAVGVASGGPPEGVPEGGAAGESSSEASGGAEASGASRGSSAPSPPESQPFILPLGVMARNEVYPRTCKKCFYGTGQIAGHGFTSPERTPGLFVLFDKDRFGFIWLELKSFSMYSRLTDRLGHAHSPDMECFEAMLRNMQSWTS from the exons ATGGCGGTGTGTGCCAGGCTTTGCGGAGTGGGCCAGTCGCGGAGGTGCAGGCGACGACAGCGACACGGAGGCCAGGATCAGCCGGTCAGCGACTCTGACGTGGACATGGACGATGAGGAGGACGAGCGGATCGTGGGCCAGAAGCAGGCCGCCGGTGGCTGCGGCGGCCTCGACTGCCAGGCTGCAGGCCCCAGCGGTGGCCCCGGTGACGTGTGTTGTGAACACGCCGGCGGCTGCAGGCCCCAGGGGCTGCTGGGACGGGCCATCACGGGACCTCCAAACCCGCAGTCGCTGCTGGATCTGCCGCCGGAGCTGCTGGTTGAGATCTTCTCCCTGCTGCCCGGGACGGCGCTGCCTACCGTCGCTCTGGTCTGCAAGCAGTTCAAGCAGATCCTCAACACCGAGACGATCTGGAGGAGACGATGCGCTGCAG AATTTGGCGTGAACGAGGACCTACGTAAGATGGAGGTTGGCGGTGTGTCCAGCCGTGACTTCTATGTAAAAT TGCTTCACCCATACAAAAGTGTCCTGGGTCTCTGGCAGCCTGATATTGGCCCATATGGAGGGCTTCTCAATGTGGTG GTGGAGGGGCTGTTTGTGGTCGGCTGGATGTACCTGCCGCCTCATGACCCGCGCGTGGAGGATCCCATGAGAAGGAGGCCTCTGTTCCGCATCACCATGTCGGAGGACAGGAAGGCTTCTGTGGAGTGCATGTACGGACACAAGGGCCCTCACAAGGGAGATATACAG ACTGTTAAGAAGGATGAGTTTTCCACCAAATGTAACCAGACAGACCACCATCGCATGCCCGGAGGCCGACAGGAG gagtTCAGGACTTGGTTGGAGGaagaatggggacggacgctgGAAGACATCttccatgaacacacacaggagcTCATCCTCATGAAGTTCATTTATACCAGCCAATATGA CAACTGCCTGACCTACCGGCGGATCTACCTTCCTCCTCTGCTGCCCACGGATCTCCTGAGACCTGGGCTGTTCAAGGGCACCTACGGCAGCCACGGCCTGGAGATTGTCATGCTGAGCTTCCACGGGGCGAGTGCCCGAGCCACCAAGCTCACG GGAGACCCCAACGTCCCCGCCGGCCAGCTGACCCTGGAGGTGGACCTGAGTCGTCCCGTGGTCCTCCCAGATCTGGAGCGCCAGCGCAGCATAGAGGAGCTGTCCCGCCTGGTCCTAGGAGTGCACGCCGAGGTCCAGAGGGAGGGGCCTGCCCCTGCAGCCTGCCCCGCGGGAGAGGGCCCCCTGGGGGTCACCGGGGGAAACGGGGCCGTCGGGGTCGCCAGCGGAGGCCCCCCTGAGGGGGTCCCTGAGGGGGGGGCCGcgggggagagcagcagcgaaGCCAGTGGCGGGGCTGAGGCGTCtggggccagcagggggagcagcGCTCCAAGCCCCCCAGAGTCCCAGCCCTTCATCCTGCCCCTGGGGGTCATGGCCCGCAACGAGGTCTACCCTCGCACCTGCAAGAAGTG CTTCTACGGGACGGGGCAGATCGCCGGCCACGGCTTCACCAGCCCCGAGCGCACGCCCGGGCTCTTCGTGCTCTTCGACAAAGATCGCTTCGGCTTCATCTGGCTGGAGCTGAAGTCCTTCAGCATGTACAGCCGACTGACAGACCggctaggccacgcccactccccCGACATGGAGTGCTTTGAAGCCATGCTACGTAACATGCAGTCGTGGACGTCCTGA